Proteins from a genomic interval of Amycolatopsis sp. cg13:
- a CDS encoding peptidylprolyl isomerase: MTESARKATLHTNQGDIHVNLLPDHAPKTVANFVGLATGSKEYTQPNAKGGNSGPFYDGSIFHRVIDGFMIQGGDPTGTGRGGPGYKFGDEFHPELQFSKPYLLAMANAGPGTNGSQFFITVAPTSHLNFRHTIFGEVADQDSRNVVDAIATSATGPADRPLSDVVIEKITVED, from the coding sequence GTGACTGAAAGCGCCCGCAAGGCCACCCTGCACACCAACCAGGGTGACATCCACGTGAACCTGCTGCCCGACCACGCGCCGAAGACCGTGGCGAACTTCGTGGGGCTGGCCACCGGCTCCAAGGAGTACACCCAGCCGAACGCGAAGGGCGGCAACTCCGGTCCGTTCTACGACGGCTCGATCTTCCACCGCGTCATCGACGGCTTTATGATCCAGGGCGGTGACCCGACGGGCACCGGCCGCGGCGGCCCCGGCTACAAGTTCGGCGACGAGTTCCACCCCGAGCTGCAGTTCTCCAAGCCGTACTTGCTGGCCATGGCGAACGCCGGGCCGGGCACCAACGGCTCGCAGTTCTTCATCACCGTCGCGCCGACCTCGCACCTGAACTTCCGGCACACGATCTTCGGCGAGGTCGCGGACCAGGATTCCCGGAACGTCGTCGACGCCATCGCGACCAGCGCGACCGGCCCGGCGGACCGCCCGCTGTCCGACGTGGTCATCGAGAAGATCACCGTCGAAGACTGA
- a CDS encoding LLM class flavin-dependent oxidoreductase, whose protein sequence is MAGPAAVVQQRVGEQLRFGVFLVSGRFPGQDDAAVLRRTIRAALAAEAAGFDDVWLAEHHFMPYGVCPSAITLAAHVLGQTSRISVGTAVSVLSTTHPVALAEQWSMLDAISDGRLRLGVGRGGPWQDLEVFGTGLPRYETGFAESLDLLLTAATGRVSAEGSHFAFREVPLRPAPQRSLDVVVACGGPTSSAVRLAAERKLPLLLGLHADDMEKAATVAAYGAPAAHVSTVLCQVGDDASAVVRRALPGWLSDGLAAHVPVDDRPGPARDPWEYTENLCAIHPVGPVEHCVETLRTSLRRTGVSHVIMFVEASGTPEGTLANIARIGAEVLPALRD, encoded by the coding sequence GTGGCTGGACCCGCTGCTGTGGTTCAACAACGTGTCGGTGAACAACTGAGGTTCGGCGTCTTCCTGGTCTCGGGCCGCTTCCCGGGCCAGGACGACGCCGCCGTCCTGCGGCGCACCATCCGTGCCGCTCTTGCTGCCGAGGCGGCTGGCTTCGACGACGTGTGGCTGGCCGAGCACCACTTCATGCCTTATGGCGTGTGCCCGTCGGCAATCACGCTCGCCGCACACGTGCTTGGCCAGACGTCGCGGATCAGCGTGGGCACGGCGGTGAGCGTGCTGTCGACGACGCATCCGGTCGCGTTGGCGGAACAGTGGTCAATGCTGGACGCAATCTCCGACGGCCGATTGCGATTGGGTGTTGGCCGGGGTGGGCCTTGGCAGGATCTGGAAGTGTTCGGCACCGGGTTGCCGCGCTATGAAACGGGTTTCGCCGAGTCGCTGGATCTGTTGCTGACTGCCGCTACTGGCCGAGTCTCGGCTGAGGGGTCTCATTTTGCTTTCCGGGAAGTCCCGCTTCGCCCAGCTCCGCAACGATCTTTGGACGTTGTAGTGGCCTGCGGCGGCCCGACTTCCTCCGCCGTCCGGCTGGCTGCGGAACGTAAGTTGCCGTTGTTGCTGGGCCTGCACGCGGATGACATGGAGAAGGCTGCAACTGTCGCTGCTTATGGCGCGCCCGCGGCCCACGTGTCGACGGTGCTATGCCAGGTCGGCGACGATGCTTCTGCGGTGGTGCGCCGTGCTTTGCCTGGTTGGCTGTCGGATGGCTTAGCCGCCCACGTGCCGGTGGACGATCGTCCTGGTCCGGCCCGGGATCCTTGGGAGTACACGGAAAACCTGTGCGCGATCCATCCGGTCGGTCCGGTCGAGCATTGCGTCGAGACCCTGCGAACAAGCCTCCGGCGCACCGGGGTGTCCCACGTGATCATGTTCGTGGAAGCATCCGGCACGCCGGAGGGGACTCTGGCCAACATCGCGCGGATCGGTGCTGAGGTGCTGCCCGCGCTGCGGGATTAG
- the crgA gene encoding cell division protein CrgA, translated as MPKSKVRKKTAYTPPVDRRTPVKVQAAGPSNLFYKIVMFGLMLLGLIWLVVNYIAGDKVSFLSQLGNWNFAIGFAAMIAGLLMTMRWR; from the coding sequence ATGCCGAAGTCGAAGGTCCGCAAGAAGACCGCGTACACCCCGCCTGTCGACCGCCGCACCCCGGTGAAGGTCCAGGCCGCGGGACCGTCGAACCTGTTCTACAAGATCGTCATGTTCGGCCTCATGCTCCTCGGGCTGATCTGGCTGGTCGTGAACTACATCGCCGGCGACAAAGTTTCGTTCCTCAGCCAGCTCGGAAACTGGAACTTCGCGATCGGATTCGCCGCGATGATCGCCGGCCTGCTGATGACGATGCGGTGGCGCTGA
- a CDS encoding rhomboid family intramembrane serine protease, with amino-acid sequence MSQPPNPSAPSMPGCWWHPNRPTGLSCARCGRPACPDCLREAPVGFQCTDCVQTGAQQQKQQQRQYRDAGMGSRTIAGARLSNSYTVTATLIAVNVVIFFVTVIQAKSLFNNNLSLTHAWFSLEPVLTLGAGEWWRVFTSGFLHYGPIHIAANAFSLWMIGRALEQVFGKVRYLALYFVSMLGASTAVLLFGDGRPTVGASGAIFGLLGAYAVITLKLRLNPTALLINLVINAYITFTIPGISIWAHAGGLVTGALVTAAMLYAPARNLVRWQAIGTAVIAIALAGLIGWRATEYPSLDCSPHLVQGEYRYTCQLSR; translated from the coding sequence GTGAGCCAACCGCCGAACCCGTCCGCGCCGTCCATGCCCGGTTGCTGGTGGCATCCGAACCGCCCGACCGGCCTCAGCTGCGCCCGCTGCGGGCGTCCGGCCTGCCCGGACTGCCTGCGCGAAGCCCCGGTGGGATTCCAGTGCACCGACTGCGTGCAGACCGGGGCGCAGCAGCAGAAACAACAGCAACGGCAGTATCGCGATGCCGGGATGGGGTCTCGCACTATCGCGGGTGCCCGGCTGTCCAATTCTTATACCGTCACGGCGACTCTGATCGCGGTGAACGTGGTGATCTTCTTCGTCACCGTCATCCAGGCGAAGAGCCTGTTCAACAACAATCTGTCCCTCACCCATGCGTGGTTTTCCCTGGAGCCCGTGCTCACCCTCGGCGCGGGCGAGTGGTGGCGGGTTTTCACGTCGGGCTTCCTGCATTACGGACCCATTCACATCGCGGCGAACGCGTTCTCGCTGTGGATGATCGGCCGTGCACTGGAGCAGGTCTTCGGCAAGGTCCGATACCTGGCGCTCTACTTCGTGTCGATGCTCGGAGCCTCCACCGCGGTGCTGCTTTTCGGGGACGGCAGGCCGACTGTCGGCGCCTCCGGCGCGATCTTCGGGCTTCTCGGCGCCTACGCGGTCATCACACTCAAACTGCGGCTCAACCCGACCGCGCTGCTCATCAACCTGGTGATCAACGCCTACATCACCTTCACGATCCCCGGCATTTCGATCTGGGCGCACGCTGGCGGCCTCGTCACCGGGGCACTGGTGACAGCCGCGATGCTGTACGCCCCGGCCCGCAACCTCGTCCGGTGGCAGGCGATCGGCACGGCCGTCATCGCGATCGCGCTTGCCGGGCTGATCGGCTGGCGAGCCACGGAGTATCCGTCGCTGGATTGCTCTCCCCATCTGGTTCAGGGGGAGTACCGGTACACGTGCCAGCTATCCCGCTGA
- a CDS encoding ABC transporter permease, translating into MRTLLITEAKLFLRTPLWALLGVFLPTAILLGVGSIPGMREPSPVTGGYRFIDLWAPSLVVIALAMMGLQVIPAAVATYREHGILRRLATTPVPPAYLLLAQVLIHAAVALAGVLLMLLTARIAFDVPIPRHPGLFLLALLLGLVSVFALGLIAASLARTGKAAGGLAMIAFFPIMFIGGVYLPRPLLPALIQKIGAYVPPGTQPLQDAWVGDGGQPLQFVALAAFALGGTALAVRLFRWE; encoded by the coding sequence ATGCGTACTTTGCTAATCACCGAAGCAAAACTCTTCCTGCGCACGCCGCTGTGGGCTCTCCTGGGCGTTTTCCTGCCGACTGCGATCCTGCTGGGCGTCGGCTCGATCCCCGGAATGCGCGAACCGAGCCCCGTCACCGGTGGATATCGATTTATCGACCTGTGGGCGCCTTCGCTGGTCGTCATCGCGCTGGCGATGATGGGCCTGCAGGTGATCCCCGCCGCCGTCGCCACCTACCGCGAGCACGGCATTCTCCGCCGCCTGGCCACCACCCCCGTACCGCCCGCGTATCTCCTGCTCGCCCAAGTGCTGATCCACGCCGCCGTCGCACTGGCTGGGGTTCTGCTGATGCTTCTCACTGCCAGAATCGCCTTCGACGTGCCGATCCCCCGCCATCCCGGGCTGTTTCTGCTGGCCCTGCTGCTAGGCCTGGTCTCGGTGTTCGCACTGGGCCTGATCGCCGCGTCCCTCGCCCGCACCGGCAAAGCCGCCGGCGGACTGGCCATGATCGCGTTCTTCCCCATCATGTTCATCGGCGGCGTCTACCTTCCGCGACCGCTACTGCCAGCATTGATCCAGAAAATCGGCGCTTACGTCCCGCCAGGCACCCAACCACTGCAAGACGCCTGGGTCGGCGACGGCGGGCAGCCACTGCAGTTCGTCGCGTTGGCCGCCTTCGCGCTGGGCGGAACGGCGCTCGCCGTGCGGCTGTTCCGGTGGGAGTGA
- a CDS encoding VOC family protein, with translation MEMTIHASFLPHTDPEATLTFYRDVLGFEVRNNVKYGDMAWITVGPPGQPDTSVVLQPVAAFPGLTDDERRMIADMMAKGTYAALNLATKDVDATFNRLQASDAEVVQEPTDQPYGVRDCSFRDPAGNLIRIQQAS, from the coding sequence ATGGAGATGACCATTCACGCGAGCTTCCTCCCGCACACCGATCCGGAAGCGACGCTGACCTTCTACCGCGACGTCCTCGGCTTCGAGGTGCGCAACAACGTCAAGTACGGCGACATGGCCTGGATTACCGTCGGCCCGCCCGGACAGCCGGACACCTCGGTCGTGCTCCAGCCGGTCGCCGCGTTCCCCGGCCTCACCGACGACGAACGCCGGATGATCGCCGACATGATGGCCAAGGGCACCTACGCCGCGCTGAACCTGGCCACCAAGGACGTCGACGCGACCTTCAACCGGCTGCAGGCCAGCGACGCCGAGGTCGTGCAGGAGCCGACCGACCAGCCCTACGGCGTCCGCGACTGCTCCTTCCGCGACCCGGCCGGGAACCTGATCCGCATCCAGCAAGCGAGCTGA
- a CDS encoding PH domain-containing protein: MDNHPASWAPRRNLVVVAWGLTALLLVGTVLDATFGDGKGAVLTGLATLAVGAFAVHWTLVRPRLAADEDCLRARTLNGTHRLPWTGTTVRLRSTRRLGRDGVTLELEHDDQLFIFGQTDLGEDPRDVLDVLTELRDRSAG; encoded by the coding sequence GTGGATAACCACCCGGCCTCGTGGGCTCCGCGCCGAAACCTCGTGGTAGTGGCGTGGGGCCTGACCGCGTTGTTGCTGGTCGGAACCGTCCTGGACGCCACCTTCGGCGACGGCAAGGGCGCGGTGCTCACCGGCCTCGCCACGCTGGCCGTCGGCGCGTTCGCGGTCCATTGGACGCTCGTCCGGCCGCGCCTGGCCGCCGACGAGGACTGTTTGCGCGCTCGCACGCTCAATGGCACCCACCGGCTCCCCTGGACCGGCACGACGGTCCGGCTGCGCAGCACGCGCCGCCTCGGCCGTGACGGCGTGACGCTTGAACTGGAGCACGACGATCAGCTGTTCATCTTCGGGCAGACCGACCTCGGCGAGGATCCTCGCGACGTGCTGGACGTGCTTACCGAGCTACGGGACCGCTCAGCGGGATAG
- a CDS encoding DUF2020 domain-containing protein produces the protein MRRLLVLAPALVLLAGCNPSSPAKETPSSAPASSASASAGLPPDPQPARTAECPYLSNETVQDANGQHVTKVSISDDEPHPTCFFYRPDGSIQLTVRVYVGKSDVATALVNKAAPVDTSNPASDPAGWKGGYQPSGDGVVYAVAKGEAAVIVTSNQKQSIKARTVAKKAIAALKL, from the coding sequence ATGCGCCGACTTCTCGTTCTCGCCCCAGCCCTGGTCCTGCTCGCCGGCTGCAACCCGTCGAGCCCGGCGAAGGAGACTCCGTCTTCGGCGCCGGCGAGTTCCGCGTCGGCTTCCGCGGGGCTGCCGCCCGATCCGCAGCCCGCGCGCACCGCGGAGTGCCCGTACCTGTCGAACGAGACGGTGCAGGACGCGAACGGGCAGCACGTCACCAAGGTGAGCATTTCCGACGACGAGCCGCATCCGACGTGCTTTTTCTACCGTCCGGACGGCAGCATCCAGCTGACCGTGCGCGTGTACGTCGGCAAGAGCGACGTCGCGACCGCGCTGGTCAACAAGGCCGCGCCGGTCGACACCTCGAACCCTGCTTCGGATCCGGCGGGGTGGAAGGGCGGTTACCAGCCGTCCGGCGACGGGGTGGTCTACGCCGTCGCGAAGGGCGAGGCGGCCGTCATCGTGACGAGTAACCAGAAGCAGAGCATCAAAGCACGCACAGTGGCGAAAAAGGCTATCGCTGCCCTGAAGCTCTGA
- a CDS encoding class E sortase produces the protein MPRRVGAGASDPSRRRMTGPEFAEQPTEVFSAVAVADEDDKKKAKKTPPPLGKGGIAIRTAGEIFITLGVVVLLFMVYEVWVTDLFSAEKQHTASDQLDGDWQKDRTLHPELIDGKAFARIHIPSFGADFNFTIQEGTGEDSLAVGPGHYKGTALPGEPGNFGIAGHRVGKGAPFNDLDNLSSCDQIVIETHSDFFIYQVLPYDDEIKGWSSGKGAQPECKGVSTLRNASIPGGGPYDETFGRKVVQPSQGDAVNAVPYKPADALPKAQQASLLTLTTCHPQFSAKERLIITSVLTRQVPKTQVPDYTTLLKKIGVGS, from the coding sequence ATGCCTCGCCGGGTGGGTGCCGGGGCCTCGGATCCTTCTCGGCGGCGGATGACCGGCCCGGAGTTCGCCGAGCAGCCGACCGAGGTGTTCTCCGCGGTGGCCGTCGCTGACGAAGACGACAAGAAGAAGGCCAAGAAGACCCCGCCGCCGCTGGGCAAGGGCGGGATCGCGATCCGCACCGCGGGCGAAATCTTCATCACGCTCGGCGTCGTCGTGCTGCTGTTCATGGTGTACGAGGTGTGGGTCACCGACCTGTTCTCGGCGGAGAAGCAGCACACCGCGAGCGACCAGCTCGACGGCGACTGGCAGAAGGACCGCACGCTGCACCCCGAGCTGATCGACGGCAAGGCGTTCGCGCGGATCCACATCCCGTCGTTCGGCGCGGACTTCAACTTCACCATCCAGGAAGGCACCGGCGAGGACTCGCTGGCCGTCGGTCCCGGCCACTACAAGGGCACCGCGCTGCCGGGCGAACCGGGCAACTTCGGCATCGCCGGACACCGCGTCGGCAAGGGCGCGCCGTTCAACGACCTGGACAACCTGAGCTCCTGCGACCAGATCGTCATCGAAACGCACAGCGATTTCTTCATCTACCAGGTGCTGCCCTACGACGACGAGATCAAGGGCTGGAGCAGCGGCAAGGGCGCGCAGCCGGAGTGCAAGGGCGTCTCGACGCTGCGCAACGCGAGCATTCCGGGCGGCGGACCGTACGACGAAACCTTCGGCCGCAAGGTCGTCCAGCCGAGCCAGGGCGACGCGGTGAACGCGGTGCCGTACAAGCCGGCGGACGCGTTGCCCAAGGCGCAGCAGGCTTCGCTGCTCACGCTCACCACGTGCCACCCGCAGTTCTCGGCGAAGGAGCGGCTGATCATCACCTCCGTGCTGACTCGCCAGGTGCCGAAGACGCAGGTGCCGGATTACACGACGCTGCTGAAGAAGATCGGAGTCGGTTCCTGA
- a CDS encoding pyridoxal 5'-phosphate synthase, with amino-acid sequence MVSLRGWQSFPEQLPDFDPDHTPETPEELFLAWLTEAGEHVLAPHAVTLSTVDADGAPDARVVILKNVDEDGWAVATSSESPKGQQLTANPRAALTFFWPGRGRQVRVRGLVVPAAAEVSADDFLARPPASRAEAYVGHQSEVLSDPAKLVEAAEAAADWVAENPDVAPETWTRYLIQPESVEFWQASHDRRHIRVRYRREPAGWARERLWP; translated from the coding sequence ATGGTTTCGTTGCGCGGCTGGCAGTCGTTCCCCGAACAGCTCCCGGACTTCGACCCGGACCACACCCCGGAAACACCGGAGGAGCTGTTCCTCGCCTGGCTGACCGAAGCCGGTGAACACGTGCTGGCCCCGCACGCCGTCACTCTGTCCACAGTGGACGCCGATGGCGCGCCGGACGCTCGCGTGGTCATCCTGAAGAACGTCGACGAGGACGGCTGGGCGGTCGCGACCAGTTCGGAAAGCCCGAAGGGCCAGCAGCTGACCGCGAACCCGCGGGCGGCGTTGACGTTCTTCTGGCCCGGTCGCGGACGCCAGGTGCGCGTGCGCGGTCTGGTGGTCCCCGCCGCGGCCGAGGTGTCCGCTGACGACTTCCTCGCTCGACCGCCTGCGTCGCGGGCCGAGGCGTACGTCGGGCATCAGTCGGAGGTGCTGTCCGACCCGGCGAAACTGGTCGAAGCCGCCGAGGCAGCCGCGGACTGGGTCGCGGAAAACCCGGACGTGGCACCGGAAACGTGGACGCGCTACCTGATCCAGCCGGAATCGGTGGAGTTCTGGCAGGCCTCGCACGACCGGCGGCACATCCGGGTCCGCTACCGCCGCGAACCCGCGGGCTGGGCTCGCGAACGTCTCTGGCCCTAG
- a CDS encoding sensor histidine kinase yields MTSVRRAWALAGLAVVSWVDVLLELIAFALLCVGLVLFFSPAVEIARVRSRRTRELVGQWTGRDIPSPYRPEPPEPERERDGWYRDGTQLYRRAWWIRWNRRFTWIMEDPATGREFGWQLLNPLVALGFAVFSLVAGPVALRGYARWTGYWLGPHAPRGKSWLGRRFETLGHQLGLWAISVAQLGLTVAQIIVLTGAVPVFPTVTRASRAVADTFRREAERWTGVRIAQPYVPPPALPVPRGDGLYQFGKQLYEEPWWPMLRARIHWVLYDRATWRDMAAAVLLPVLTPVLWVPSAALVFWGIYGLVALWITGAHSWFEMVGLPAATSTGGAFAMTPVALAAVFVGLLPTPWLARWQAKLGRWLLGPTEASRLAQRVHRLDQTRVEVNVAQAAELRRIERDLHDGIQSRLVAMGMKLGALEALIDHDPDKAKQLAAELREASSEALTELRSLVRGIHPPVLSERGLVDAVRAAALDSPLKVEVTVSVPGRLEQPAEACAYFAVCELLGNAAKHGEARRATVVLEYLDGLLRATVTDDGKGGADAARGTGLRGIERRLSGFAGRLALTSPPGGPTEAIVEVPCQLDPGPSSPKTSTSSETV; encoded by the coding sequence ATGACGTCGGTGCGGCGCGCGTGGGCACTCGCCGGTCTCGCGGTGGTGAGCTGGGTCGACGTCTTGCTTGAGCTGATCGCGTTCGCGCTGCTGTGCGTCGGTCTCGTGCTCTTCTTCTCCCCGGCGGTCGAAATCGCGCGCGTCCGGTCGCGGCGCACCCGGGAGCTGGTCGGCCAGTGGACCGGCCGGGATATTCCGAGCCCGTACCGGCCCGAGCCGCCGGAGCCGGAACGCGAGCGTGACGGCTGGTATCGCGACGGCACTCAGCTCTACCGGCGCGCCTGGTGGATCCGCTGGAATCGACGTTTCACGTGGATCATGGAGGATCCGGCGACCGGCCGGGAGTTCGGCTGGCAGCTGCTGAACCCGCTGGTCGCACTGGGTTTCGCGGTGTTCTCGCTGGTCGCCGGGCCGGTCGCGCTGCGCGGGTACGCCCGGTGGACCGGGTACTGGCTCGGCCCGCACGCACCGCGGGGGAAGAGCTGGCTCGGTCGCCGGTTCGAGACGCTCGGGCATCAGCTCGGGCTGTGGGCGATCTCCGTGGCGCAGCTGGGCCTGACGGTCGCCCAGATCATCGTGCTGACCGGCGCGGTGCCGGTGTTCCCGACGGTCACGCGGGCCAGTCGCGCGGTCGCCGACACCTTCCGCCGCGAGGCCGAGCGCTGGACGGGAGTGCGGATCGCTCAGCCGTACGTGCCGCCGCCCGCGCTCCCGGTGCCGCGCGGCGACGGGCTGTACCAGTTCGGCAAGCAGCTGTACGAGGAACCGTGGTGGCCGATGCTGCGCGCCCGGATCCACTGGGTGCTCTACGACCGCGCGACCTGGCGGGACATGGCCGCCGCGGTGCTGCTTCCGGTGCTGACGCCGGTGCTGTGGGTGCCGTCGGCGGCGCTGGTCTTCTGGGGGATTTACGGCCTGGTCGCGCTGTGGATCACTGGCGCGCACAGCTGGTTCGAGATGGTCGGGTTGCCCGCGGCGACCAGCACCGGCGGTGCGTTCGCGATGACGCCGGTGGCGTTGGCGGCGGTGTTCGTCGGATTGCTGCCGACGCCGTGGCTCGCCAGGTGGCAGGCGAAACTCGGGCGGTGGCTGCTCGGTCCGACCGAGGCGTCCCGGCTTGCCCAGCGGGTGCACCGGCTGGACCAGACGAGGGTCGAGGTCAACGTCGCGCAGGCTGCTGAGCTGCGGCGGATCGAACGCGACCTGCACGACGGCATCCAGTCGCGGCTGGTCGCGATGGGAATGAAGCTCGGCGCGCTGGAAGCATTGATCGACCATGATCCGGATAAAGCGAAACAGCTGGCCGCGGAGCTGCGGGAAGCGTCGTCGGAGGCGCTCACCGAGCTGCGGTCGCTGGTGCGGGGCATCCATCCGCCGGTGTTGTCGGAGCGCGGACTGGTTGATGCGGTGCGCGCGGCGGCGTTGGACAGTCCGCTGAAAGTCGAGGTCACGGTCTCGGTGCCGGGGCGGCTCGAACAGCCGGCGGAGGCTTGCGCGTACTTCGCGGTGTGCGAATTGCTTGGCAACGCGGCAAAACACGGCGAGGCACGGCGCGCGACCGTGGTGCTGGAGTATCTCGACGGACTGCTGCGCGCGACCGTCACCGACGACGGCAAGGGCGGTGCCGACGCCGCGCGCGGCACGG
- a CDS encoding ABC transporter ATP-binding protein → MRLIEVSELRKAYAGRVVVDGVSFSVERGEIFGVLGTNGAGKTTTVECLQGLRSPDSGTISVLGLDPARDAAELRRRVGTQLQDARLPENLRVQEALSLFASFYPNPADIEMLLTQLGLAAHRDVAFGKLSGGLRQRLSIALALVGRPELAILDELTTGLDPHARQETWQLVEDVRASGVTIVLVTHFMDEAQRLCDRLVLLDQGRVVATGTPADLLATTGQPTLHEAFVALTRG, encoded by the coding sequence ATGCGACTCATCGAAGTTTCCGAACTCCGCAAGGCCTATGCGGGCCGGGTCGTGGTCGACGGCGTCTCGTTCTCCGTCGAACGCGGCGAGATCTTCGGCGTACTCGGCACGAACGGAGCCGGGAAGACCACCACTGTCGAATGCCTGCAGGGCCTGCGCTCGCCGGATTCCGGCACGATTTCCGTGCTAGGCCTGGATCCTGCGCGCGACGCCGCCGAACTGCGCCGCCGCGTCGGCACCCAACTGCAGGACGCGCGCCTGCCGGAGAATCTGCGGGTCCAGGAAGCGCTTTCGCTGTTCGCGTCCTTCTACCCGAACCCGGCCGACATCGAGATGCTGCTGACCCAACTCGGCCTAGCCGCCCACCGCGACGTCGCCTTCGGCAAGCTTTCCGGCGGCCTCCGGCAACGGCTGTCCATCGCGCTCGCACTGGTCGGCCGCCCCGAGCTGGCGATTCTCGACGAACTGACCACCGGCCTCGACCCGCACGCCCGGCAGGAAACGTGGCAACTGGTCGAGGACGTGCGGGCTTCCGGCGTGACGATCGTGCTGGTCACCCACTTCATGGACGAGGCGCAACGGCTCTGCGATCGCCTGGTGCTGCTGGATCAGGGCCGCGTCGTCGCCACCGGGACTCCCGCCGACCTGCTCGCCACCACCGGCCAACCCACCCTGCACGAAGCGTTCGTCGCCCTCACTCGCGGCTGA
- a CDS encoding SCO5389 family protein has protein sequence MSLDVSPALLEKAERGEVSDAEFVACVRESLPYAWEVITGVIAEADTAADGFADNETPPPSEAARGQLLRALASDAIRGGLERHFGVKLAFQNCHRVAVFRETDGDRYRAFVSPRGQLLNQSPELRDC, from the coding sequence TTGTCCTTGGACGTATCGCCCGCGCTGCTGGAAAAAGCCGAACGCGGGGAGGTCTCCGACGCCGAGTTCGTGGCCTGTGTGCGGGAATCGCTGCCGTACGCGTGGGAGGTCATCACCGGAGTGATCGCGGAAGCGGACACCGCCGCGGACGGATTCGCGGACAACGAAACCCCGCCGCCGAGCGAGGCCGCCCGCGGTCAGCTCCTGCGAGCCCTGGCCTCGGACGCGATCCGCGGCGGGCTGGAGCGGCATTTCGGGGTGAAGCTGGCATTCCAGAACTGCCACCGGGTGGCGGTGTTCCGCGAGACGGACGGGGATCGGTACCGGGCGTTTGTCTCGCCTCGGGGGCAGTTGCTGAACCAGAGCCCTGAGCTGCGGGACTGCTGA
- a CDS encoding helix-turn-helix transcriptional regulator, with protein MTSKPDDAQRLADLARLRRVRDRIDREYARPLDVEALARSINVSAGHLSRQFRAAYGESPYSYLMTRRIERAMALLRRGDLSVTEVCFEVGFSSLGTFSTRFTELVGKPPSVYRQEETGATEGMAPCVAKQVTRPIRNREAPRSART; from the coding sequence GTGACCAGCAAACCGGACGACGCGCAGCGATTGGCCGATCTCGCACGGTTGCGCCGGGTGCGCGACCGGATCGACCGCGAGTACGCGCGTCCCCTGGACGTCGAGGCGCTCGCGCGGAGCATCAACGTGTCCGCCGGGCACCTCAGCCGGCAATTCCGCGCCGCTTACGGAGAGTCGCCGTACTCGTATCTGATGACCCGTCGCATCGAGCGCGCCATGGCGTTGCTGCGCCGAGGCGATCTGAGCGTCACCGAGGTGTGTTTCGAGGTCGGCTTTTCGTCGCTGGGGACGTTCAGTACGCGGTTTACCGAGCTGGTCGGGAAGCCGCCAAGCGTTTACCGCCAGGAGGAGACCGGAGCGACCGAAGGCATGGCGCCGTGCGTCGCGAAACAGGTCACGCGACCGATCAGGAATCGAGAAGCACCCCGTTCGGCGCGAACCTAG